The Jeotgalibacillus aurantiacus region GATTGGCCAATTGAAGTGTTCGTACATAACTTAACCTCCTATTCTTTCTTTTTTAAGGACGACTGTAAACATGGAAAACCTTCCATGCCGCATATGGTTGCTCATGGCATCGTTTTAAAGGGAAGTGATGAGCTGGATCAGATCAGACAGGAAGCGGATATGATTCTAAAGAAGGGTCCTGCACCGTGGAGTGACTCGACTATCAAACTTAAAAGATATATGATCACTGATCTGCTGGATGATCTGATGGGTTCAAATGATCGAGGGGAAGATATTATGATCTCAGCTGAGCTTTCGATCCTCTTACAGGAATTTATGCTGAGAGTGAACAACAGATGGATAGGGTCTTCTAAATGGATGATTCGTGAACTTAAGCGTTTCGATCCTGATTATGCAGAGACATTCACTGAAGCATTCGATCAGTTGTATACGAATGGGCATAAAGCCGGAGTAAAGAGGCTTGTGGAAGAAAGTCTCCAGCTTCACGGAGGATTATTGTTTGAAGGTTTTTCGATAGGGAAAAGTTGAATCGTTTGAAATGATCCGATCTGTTTGCGTTTATATTGAGGCAACACAGCTTTCAAAATAGTAAAAGAGCCTGAACAACGCACAAAAGCTTGTTGTTCAGGCTCTTTATTCGGCTATTAGCGCTGATATTCCACTTCTCTTACCTGATAAAGTGGAGGGGGGATCAGCCAGCCTTTTTCTTTGCTGTTTCGCAGGTTTTTCGCTGCAAATGCTACTTTTTGTGTGTGGAACTGTTCGAACAACAGTCCGATGTCCTCACGTACACACTGGGTGATCATTTGGCTGGCAGCCGTAATGCCGGCTCCTGTGCTCATTGTGAGAGATGCAGCAATTTCAGGGTCCTGAAAACGTGCGCCAGCCGGAATCTGATCGAGGTTCGCCTTTGCCCGGGCAGGCGGTGCAGGAGGAACCTGAATCTGGTTCTCAATAAGCAGCTCCTCAAGCTGGCGGCTTTCCCGTTCGCCTAATTTGATCGCTTCCTCCAGAAGTTCCTGAAGATCCCGGTCTCCTGCGTGATTACGCATGGTTTGATAAGCAGCGACATTGCCGTTTGCCGTCAATAACGCAGTCCAGACGCCATAAACTTCCCCGTAGTGCATTGGTTCATCCTTTGGTGATCCGCTCAAAATTCCCATTAATGATCCCCCTAAAACAATATTGACTTTGTGAAGTCAGTCAGTATTATGTGCAGGCCGTTCTGATTTACTCTGTTTGATCAATGGTAATGCTTTCTAAGGACATAAAAGCAGGTCCTTCAATGACTTCTCCAGTATAAGAAAATCTTGAACCGTGACATGGACAGTCCCATGTGCGCTCCCCATCGTTCCAGTTACACTCACATCCCATGTGCGTACAAGTCGGATCCACGGCATGAAAGTGCCCTTGAGGATCCTTGTACACGCCGGTTTTCTGTCCGTTTACCTGAACAATAGCCCCTTCGTCATGTTCTAGCTCATCAATTGTTTTATCTGCCGGTTCCAGCTTTCCTTTAATTAATTCACCCGCAACTTCAATGTTTGAAGTGAAAGCGTGTTTGATAGACGGGTCTGCCTTGAATCTCGAAGGTGTAAACAGGTCTGTATAAGGGTTATCCTTTTCCTCAATCAAGTCCGACAGTAATAGCGCAGCTGCGGTTCCGTTTGTCATTCCCCATTTACGGTAGCCTGTGGCAACGAAAATGTTTGGAGAGCTTTGATTGATTGGACCGATATATGGAACCT contains the following coding sequences:
- a CDS encoding nucleotidyltransferase domain-containing protein produces the protein MDRLDPIQAAGEFVNQYFPHCNAAVLAGSVSRGESTSTSDLDIVVFDPKIKQSYRESLIEYDWPIEVFVHNLTSYSFFFKDDCKHGKPSMPHMVAHGIVLKGSDELDQIRQEADMILKKGPAPWSDSTIKLKRYMITDLLDDLMGSNDRGEDIMISAELSILLQEFMLRVNNRWIGSSKWMIRELKRFDPDYAETFTEAFDQLYTNGHKAGVKRLVEESLQLHGGLLFEGFSIGKS
- a CDS encoding DUF3231 family protein, yielding MGILSGSPKDEPMHYGEVYGVWTALLTANGNVAAYQTMRNHAGDRDLQELLEEAIKLGERESRQLEELLIENQIQVPPAPPARAKANLDQIPAGARFQDPEIAASLTMSTGAGITAASQMITQCVREDIGLLFEQFHTQKVAFAAKNLRNSKEKGWLIPPPLYQVREVEYQR